A region of the Haematobia irritans isolate KBUSLIRL chromosome 5, ASM5000362v1, whole genome shotgun sequence genome:
CTATTAACATGTAGAGTACACAATAATAACAGCACCAACAACCAAACTAAGtctattgaaattgaaatctgAAACCGAAAAATGCCTTTGGCATTGAAAGTTTTAGTTTTAAAACGATTCGAgtttgtatttttgtgtgaaaatccTCTACTCGTTCAACTGGAATACTGAAGTAACAtgagaaaatcttttaaacttgatacaatttttccaaatgaaaagaaaacacaaatgttCGCAATTCCAGTAAAAAAGGGGTCGTCTTTATGtcaacttctttaaaaaaaattatatctatataaataatgcaAGGTGACAAATTGATCAATATCCTTAATTTTAGCCAACGAAAAATAGAAACGAATTACAATGAGAATAACATGCAAATTAAATGGGATAACACTCAATGTGAGAGTAGAATTGAGATGCCCAATGTTATCATTGTGTTTTTGTGAGATAACCATTGAGTATCGATAATAATGAGAGTAACTTCTACATAGAGCATGTTAACTTATGTTAACATAAGAAGCATCGAATCTacataatatttaattaatagcttaacatgaaatatcATACATAAGAAGGATAATGTCAATGCTGTCTACGATTGTGGCTTTTAAATAGCACTGCAAgtgtaaatattttgaattaacaTCCAGGAAACTTTTCCTTTCTACATTATTGAAAGGAAAAGTCAATTAtctttaaaaaaagattttgattattttaattatttattgtttattttgatCTATAATAAATACAAGATAAAAAAGTCACATTGGTTACTAAGATTTTGATTAGATTGCAGCATTTTTTGGAACCATTTATTGTTTTAGATTTAAATCAATCTTTCAATGCAAATAAACACTAATTCCACTCAACAACAAGAATATAAAAACACACTTATGCATGTTTCATTATAATCTATAATAATAATTGGGGAATTACCCCCAATGTTTCTCAATTACATATTCAAATgctttttatataatataataatcaaTTGTACATCGGATAACAGATTAACAACTCTgctttaaaaaataacattttccaaattatatGGTTTCACAGTCGAACAATCAGAAAATTAAGTATAAAAGCCAAATTGTAATGGCATAAACTTGAAGTATTTTCAACGCGATTTGAAAGCCGAAATCAGCGAAATGGAGCTAACaggttttaacaaaaaattttttgcaattattattttaacattCGTAGGATGCGAATGTCTGGCAGGACGATACCAATTCATTTATAGTAATGAGTATGTCTATGATCGTTGTGAAAATGCACCCCCAGGAGCCaaaggtatagaaaatttggttgacCTTAGCAATTTACATATGGAATACATCGACGGAAATATTCAGGTAAACGGAAATGCTACTTGTGTCTGGAAGGATGTATTACCAACTGATCGCATAGAGGTAAAATGAGAAAATCTAGTTTTGGGAACTTGTTCATACTCCTCTTTCGTTATATCTAGTGGCGTGTACAGGTTTATAAATTTATTCGTGGAACTTGGCAACCAACAGTTTTATCagtatacatgccaaatttttGCGACTCCATCACAGATAAAAACTCTATAACCTATCAAGTGTGggcaaaacatatttttgaagaaGATCAGAAGTGTTTGAATAATTATGGGGTTTGTGCCTTTTCACATTATTACCTTGCTTCTtaccattacatattcttttcttAGCATACCTATCGCCATCATCCATTTGAAGTTGATATGGTTTATGAGTTTGGCACTAATATGGAAGGTCGGTATAAAATTGTGGACACATTTACAGCTTATGATGGCTACAATATTCagcgtccaaacaaaatatgctTTGAGCATATTGGAGAATTTATTAAAGTAAAGTGATggtgtttttatgtttttttttttttcacaaacaaatttacatgccaaatttttgtatttataatatttatattttattttcttactttacttaaattttaactaaactgtattacaagcggcgatatgataaaaataaatatttcttttcgacaattttaagaaatatatcAGACataattattgtgtttttttattttgtttaagaaAACTCCGTATTTTGAAGTA
Encoded here:
- the LOC142240558 gene encoding uncharacterized protein LOC142240558 gives rise to the protein MELTGFNKKFFAIIILTFVGCECLAGRYQFIYSNEYVYDRCENAPPGAKGIENLVDLSNLHMEYIDGNIQVNGNATCVWKDVLPTDRIEWRVQVYKFIRGTWQPTVLSVYMPNFCDSITDKNSITYQVWAKHIFEEDQKCLNNYGHTYRHHPFEVDMVYEFGTNMEGRYKIVDTFTAYDGYNIQRPNKICFEHIGEFIKVK